The following proteins come from a genomic window of Coffea arabica cultivar ET-39 chromosome 11c, Coffea Arabica ET-39 HiFi, whole genome shotgun sequence:
- the LOC113716948 gene encoding uncharacterized protein produces MNFLGLRSNQTAASSEQSYAQEIQGDAHQRVKLATTLEGLIAEDPFPENMVAESRNGDSEVYGTENGSFDHTSAKSNSHVEGTHVDVSEDEGWIAIPYKELPRNWSDAPDMSSFRPLDRSFVFPGEQLHILLCLSVCKQDMEIITPFKVAAVMNKNGFGHSPEKENSNTSGENNPVPERMKEGSSDDQDVNLHSLNKGRRDSQNYISDGESLLRMEDHRRQTEMLLKKFENSHFFVRIAESDEPLWSKRRAPSESLDSSEVAEKFNIDSSISKSARRKVALSAIVDRGSCDSSITGGLARNAIKCLSLPNGDIVVLLQINVGVDLLRDPVLEVLQFERHQDRALSPEKGENLVGVDHDPCGELLRWLLPLDNSIPPPSRPLSPPQLSMSSSIRSTSIRASASASSGSQLFSFGHFRSYSMSSLPPNSTPTPSVTTPSPKPNTDVDDRDQFSFQKFEISQKNRSEGLLSFRGVSLEPERFSTRCGLEGIYTPGRRWRRKIEIIQPVEICSTAADCNSDNLVCVQVKNISPVHLQEVVVYIDAITIVYEEASTGGPPLCFPIACIEAGNEHSLPNLELRRGEEHSFILKPAASLWKSPRSHGEKSFESSSLAAGNAVTTWRQSIYSEGKQSGSSADQYAILVSCRSNFTESRLFFKQATSWRPRISRDIMISVASERSRQAIGSDGRVAPLSVQVLTLQASNLTSEDLTLTVLAPASFTSPPSVLSLSSSPSSPASPFINSSELTTRVSSERSSNAGHTQVSVFMDQGQGGKGGYQSISLNAEVIHLSDVLPSNDLGCTHLWLQSRVPLGCIPAQCTSTIKLEVLPLRDGIIALDSLQIGVKEKGLTYVPEHSLKINATSSIATGMV; encoded by the exons ATGAACTTTTTGGGGCTGCGGTCAAATCAGACTGCAGCTTCTTCTGAGCAATCTTATGCTCAAGAAATTCAAGGAGATGCACATCAGCGTGTGAAACTTGCAACAACTCTAGAGGGTCTTATTGCTGAAGATCCATTTCCTGAAAATATGGTGGCTGAAAGTAGGAATGGAGATAGTGAAGTGTACGGGACTGAAAATGGGAGTTTTGACCACACAAGTGCAAAGAGTAACTCTCATGTTGAAGGCACACATGTTGATGTTTCTGAAGATGAGGGATGGATAGCCATTCCATACA AGGAACTTCCTAGGAATTGGAGTGATGCACCAGATATGTCCTCGTTTCGTCCTCTGGACCGCTCTTTTGTATTTCCAG GTGAGCAACTTCATATATTACTCTGCTTGTCGGTATGTAAGCAGGATATGGAAATTATTACACCCTTTAAAGTGGCTGCAGTGATGAATAAAAATGGTTTTGGACATAGTCCCGAGAAAGAGAACAGTAACACCAGTGGTGAAAATAATCCTGTTCCAGAAAGAATGAAGGAAGGGAGTTCCGATGATCAAGATGTGAATCTGCATAGCCTGAATAAAGGCAGAAGggattcacaaaattatatTTCTGATGGTGAATCTCTTCTTAGAATGGAAGATCACAGAAGGCAGACTGAAATGTTactgaaaaaatttgaaaactcgCATTTTTTTGTTCGAATTGCGGAGTCAGATGAGCCACTTTGGTCTAAAAGAAGAGCTCCATCAGAATCTCTGGATTCTTCAGAAGTGGCTGAGAAGTTTAATATTGATAGTTCAATAAGCAAGAGTGCAAGAAGAAAGGTTGCTCTAAGCGCAATTGTCGATAGAGGAAGCTGCGATTCGAGCATCACTGGGGGTTTGGCAAGAAATGCTATCAAGTGTCTCTCTCTTCCCAATGGAGATATAGTG GTGCTTTTACAGATAAATGTTGGTGTAGATTTGCTCAGAGATCCTGTTCTGGAAGTTCTTCAATTCGAGAGGCATCAGGACAGAGCTTTGTCTCCTGAGAAGGGGGAGAATCTTGTTGGCGTGGATCATGATCCATGTGGGGAATTATTGAGGTGGTTGCTTCCTTTGGATAATTCCATACCTCCTCCATCTCGTCCTTTATCACCACCTCAACTAAGTATGAGTTCAAGCATCCGGAGCACGTCCATAAGAGCTAGTGCATCTGCCTCATCTGGTTCTCAGCTTTtctcttttggccattttagaAGTTATTCCATGTCATCCCTGCCACCAAATAGTACACCAACCCCATCTGTTACAACCCCCAGTCCCAAACCAAACACTGACGTTGATGACAGGGATCAGTTCTCATTTCAGAAGTTTGAAATTAGTCAAAAGAACAGGAGTGAAGGGCTTTTATCATTCCGAGGTGTGTCATTGGAGCCAGAGCGATTTTCTACTCGCTGTGGTCTGGAAGGCATTTATACACCAGGAAGACGGtggagaaggaaaattgaaataATTCAACCTGTAGAAATTTGTTCTACTGCTGCAGATTGCAACTCAGATAACCTTGTTTGTGTTCAAGTGAAG AACATCTCTCCTGTTCATTTGCAAGAGGTTGTGGTGTATATAGATGCCATTACAatcgtctatgaagaggcttcAACTGGTGGACCACCTTTGTGTTTTCCAATTGCATGCATTGAAGCTGGCAATGAGCACAGTTTGCCAAATTTAGAACTCAG GAGAGGGGAAGAACACTCCTTTATTCTTAAACCAGCAGCTTCATTATGGAAGAGCCCTAGAAGTCATGGTGAAAAAAGTTTTGAGTCATCAAGTTTAGCTGCTGGAAATGCAGTAacaacttggcgtcaatccattTACAGCGAAGGAAAACAAAGTGGCTCGTCTGCTGATCAGTATGCAATTCTTGTATCATGTAGGAGCAACTTCACTG AATCAAGGTTGTTCTTCAAACAAGCTACAAGCTGGAGGCCACGTATATCTAGGGATATTATGATATCTGTTGCTTCTGAAAGGTCAAGACAAGCTATTGGATCTGATGGAAGAGTTGCTCCGCTTTCAGTTCAG GTGTTAACACTTCAGGCTTCAAATTTGACATCTGAAGATCTTACATTGACAGTTCTTGCTCCAGCATCATTTACTTCACCACCATCTGTTCTGTCATTGAGTTCTTCACCATCATCACCAGCAAGCCCATTTATCAATTCTTCTGAGTTGACAACAAGAGTGAGTAGTGAAAGAAGCAGCAATGCTGGCCATACACAAGTCTCAGTTTTCATGGATCAAGGTCAGGGAGGGAAAGGTGGATATCAGTCTATTTCATTGAATGCTGAAGTTATTCATTTATCTGATGTCCTTCCGAGCAATGATTTAGGCTGTACACATCTCTGGTTGCAAAGTAGAGTGCCACTTGG ATGCATTCCTGCTCAGTGTACATCAACTATCAAGCTTGAGGTACTTCCTTTGAGGGATGGAATCATTGCTCTTGATTCTTTGCAGATTGGCGTTaaggagaaag GGCTTACCTATGTGCCTGAGCATTCACTAAAGATTAATGCTACGTCTAGCATTGCCACAGGAATGGTCTGA